In Deltaproteobacteria bacterium, the following are encoded in one genomic region:
- the guaB gene encoding IMP dehydrogenase has product MEAEPISVGLTFDDVLLLPGYSRLLPKDVDVRTRLTRSVQLKIPLLSAAMDTVTESRTAISIARQGGLGFIHKNMSIEAQTMEVQKVKKSESGMIVDPVTVNPDQKLHEVLDIMSRYRISGVPVVNENRYVVGIITNRDLRFETNLDQPVRAVMTSKNLITARPGITLEESKALLHKNRIEKLLVVNEEGLLQGLITIKDIEKVYKYPDSCKDEMGRLRVGAAVGIAPDREKRLEALLKAEVDVILFDAAHGHSKGVIDAVRDSKKNFGDFQCVAGNVATAEGFRSIVDAGADAVKVGVGPGSICTTRVVAGAGVPQISAIMNCKPVSEETDIPLIADGGIKFSGDVTKALAAGADVVMIGSLFAGTDESPGETVLYQGRTYKVYRGMGSIEAMKAGSGDRYMQDVEQESKLVPEGIVGRVPYRGPLSSSVYQLMGGLRAGMGYAGCESIRELQTKSKFIRITAAGLRESHVHDVIITKEAPNYRIDQ; this is encoded by the coding sequence ATGGAAGCCGAGCCTATCTCAGTAGGTCTGACGTTTGACGATGTGTTGTTGCTCCCGGGCTACTCGAGGCTATTGCCCAAGGACGTGGACGTGCGGACGCGATTGACTCGGAGCGTACAACTGAAGATCCCCCTTTTGAGCGCCGCCATGGACACGGTGACGGAATCCCGGACCGCCATCAGCATTGCGCGGCAAGGGGGACTCGGCTTCATCCACAAGAACATGTCCATTGAAGCCCAGACCATGGAGGTCCAGAAAGTAAAAAAATCGGAGAGCGGCATGATCGTGGATCCGGTGACGGTAAATCCGGATCAGAAGCTGCACGAAGTGTTGGACATCATGTCCCGCTATCGAATCTCCGGTGTGCCGGTGGTCAACGAAAACAGGTACGTGGTAGGCATTATTACCAACAGGGACCTGCGGTTCGAAACCAATCTGGATCAGCCTGTAAGGGCCGTGATGACGAGCAAGAATCTGATCACCGCCCGCCCCGGCATCACCCTCGAGGAATCTAAAGCCCTGCTGCACAAGAATCGGATTGAGAAGCTTCTGGTAGTGAACGAGGAAGGCCTGTTGCAGGGACTGATAACGATAAAAGACATCGAGAAGGTCTATAAATATCCCGACAGCTGCAAAGACGAGATGGGACGCCTTCGGGTGGGCGCGGCCGTGGGTATTGCGCCGGACCGTGAGAAGCGGCTCGAAGCCCTGCTGAAAGCCGAAGTGGACGTTATTCTTTTCGACGCGGCCCACGGGCACAGCAAAGGAGTCATCGACGCCGTTCGGGACAGCAAAAAGAATTTCGGGGATTTTCAATGCGTCGCCGGCAACGTGGCCACGGCCGAGGGGTTCAGGAGCATTGTCGATGCCGGGGCGGATGCGGTCAAAGTGGGTGTCGGACCCGGGTCCATCTGTACTACGCGCGTGGTGGCCGGAGCCGGCGTTCCTCAGATTTCGGCTATCATGAACTGCAAACCCGTCTCGGAAGAGACGGATATTCCACTGATTGCGGATGGTGGAATCAAGTTTTCCGGAGACGTCACCAAAGCGCTTGCAGCGGGCGCGGATGTAGTGATGATCGGGAGCCTGTTCGCGGGCACGGACGAGAGCCCCGGTGAAACGGTCCTCTATCAAGGCAGAACCTACAAAGTCTATCGCGGCATGGGCTCCATCGAGGCCATGAAGGCCGGCAGTGGGGACCGGTATATGCAAGACGTAGAGCAGGAGTCGAAGCTGGTTCCCGAAGGAATCGTCGGGCGGGTTCCGTACCGGGGACCCTTGTCTTCGAGTGTATACCAGCTAATGGGGGGCCTTCGCGCGGGTATGGGATATGCGGGCTGCGAATCCATAAGAGAACTGCAGACGAAGTCTAAATTCATACGAATCACCGCCGCCGGACTGCGGGAAAGCCATGTCCACGACGTGATCATCACAAAAGAAGCGCCCAACTATCGGATAGATCAATAA
- a CDS encoding Ppx/GppA family phosphatase, with protein sequence MKNLAAIDVGTNSIRLLIAPEGQAHNPLMVGREIVRLGASLDGKGLIGPDEWHRGLNTLERFKGELKRFDVRQVRIGGTAVLRRAGNADLFVREVSERLGLKVEVLTEEAEARLSVRGVLSAVKVRSEFALVFDVGGGSTEFVLCRGSEILSIISAPLGAVVLTDRFLKYGDPPGQDSLRELHRYLAGRIGEVAASFRSEWPEAFSEDVELVGTAGTVATLAAMLQQLPEYDPHRVNNYRMERDRLARLVRRMISLGLNERSEMPGLEPGRADIIVAGAEIVLSVMEAWKRDVLVAADAGLLEGLLLSIS encoded by the coding sequence ATGAAAAATTTGGCCGCCATCGATGTAGGCACCAATTCAATCCGCCTTTTGATCGCCCCCGAAGGACAGGCGCACAATCCCCTGATGGTGGGACGGGAGATCGTCCGGTTGGGCGCATCTCTCGATGGGAAGGGGCTGATCGGACCCGATGAATGGCATCGCGGATTGAACACGCTTGAACGCTTCAAGGGCGAACTGAAACGGTTTGACGTCCGGCAGGTTCGAATAGGCGGAACCGCTGTGTTGAGAAGGGCCGGCAACGCCGACCTGTTTGTCCGGGAAGTATCCGAGCGCCTGGGCCTGAAGGTGGAAGTGCTGACGGAGGAAGCCGAAGCACGGTTGTCCGTCCGAGGTGTGTTGAGCGCCGTGAAAGTCCGCTCCGAGTTCGCCCTGGTGTTCGACGTCGGAGGGGGAAGTACGGAATTCGTGCTGTGCCGGGGTTCGGAAATTCTTTCGATCATAAGCGCACCCTTGGGGGCCGTCGTATTGACGGACCGGTTTCTAAAGTATGGTGACCCGCCCGGGCAGGATTCCTTGCGGGAACTGCATCGCTATTTAGCGGGACGGATCGGCGAGGTGGCCGCTTCTTTTCGATCCGAATGGCCGGAGGCGTTTTCGGAAGACGTCGAACTGGTGGGTACGGCGGGCACGGTGGCGACGCTTGCGGCTATGCTGCAACAACTCCCCGAATATGATCCGCATCGGGTGAACAACTACCGGATGGAGCGGGATCGTCTTGCGAGGCTGGTTCGCCGGATGATTTCACTGGGATTGAACGAACGGTCCGAAATGCCGGGACTCGAGCCGGGAAGGGCCGACATCATTGTGGCGGGCGCGGAGATTGTTCTGAGCGTGATGGAGGCTTGGAAGCGGGACGTACTGGTGGCCGCCGACGCGGGGCTTCTGGAGGGGCTCCTCTTAAGTATTTCGTGA
- a CDS encoding right-handed parallel beta-helix repeat-containing protein yields the protein MKAIFHALAVGAVILFFGCPPSFVFAATALVPTLEYPTIQEAVDAVQNDADPGEVIINSDSTFVELLTIKESVTLRAGDGFAPVITFAGAFAPLTIRATQNANTEVVVRGISVRLENNHTASYAVAIINTASDVTKTLDVTLNGLRIVAKDAQNAISIASVEITGPITFTLLNSDVELVGENAGDPSCLRLEPYKYDLTSIIRNNTFRFLNAGGIRIAAPANDFMNSATIDANVFEGIVFNTDEGRYGVRITGPNSAQSDKAETEAVITNNLFLRTGHAIGVNGILSQVHSLVANNNTIVENKEEGLFPQAQGSSMVLAAVANNIIAGSLGFGIKVEEADAATVNLTGSHNLLFDNAMGDYSGADPGPGDLSVDPKFVNPGADNYRLGKESPAIDQGTNNPSGGLGSGSDLDGHTRIQDGNSDGSAVVDMGAYEYESSTALAANGIWKDPTNQTHNFYIQHYSTGATVVIYTKDAVTFFAFLANISGSTFETDSLDPAQARRMRILFTSNDQALATITDYTNNPPVSFDVPIHKEFDALRTQHSGIWKDESGLFNLYVQDYKTGSTVMVYTFNGVDFQAFLGDITLFAFSALNLADQSEELGMVFAGPDKGTVTV from the coding sequence ATGAAAGCGATTTTTCACGCGCTGGCGGTAGGCGCGGTAATCCTGTTCTTCGGATGCCCGCCTTCCTTTGTTTTCGCAGCCACCGCTCTGGTTCCCACCCTCGAATACCCCACCATTCAGGAAGCCGTCGATGCTGTTCAGAACGATGCGGACCCCGGCGAAGTGATCATAAACTCCGACAGCACGTTTGTCGAACTTCTCACCATAAAAGAAAGCGTGACCCTGAGAGCCGGCGATGGATTCGCGCCCGTCATCACATTCGCGGGTGCCTTTGCGCCGCTCACCATTCGAGCCACGCAAAACGCGAACACGGAAGTGGTCGTCCGGGGGATTTCAGTTCGGTTGGAGAATAATCACACCGCTTCCTATGCGGTTGCAATTATAAATACGGCCTCAGACGTGACGAAGACGCTCGATGTGACCCTCAACGGACTCCGGATTGTGGCGAAGGATGCGCAAAATGCGATCTCGATCGCATCCGTCGAAATAACCGGGCCCATCACGTTCACGCTGCTGAACAGCGATGTCGAGTTGGTGGGAGAAAATGCCGGCGATCCCTCCTGTCTGCGTCTGGAACCCTACAAGTACGACCTCACGTCGATCATACGCAACAATACGTTCCGCTTTTTGAACGCGGGGGGTATCAGAATCGCAGCGCCGGCTAACGATTTTATGAATTCCGCGACCATTGACGCCAATGTCTTTGAAGGAATTGTTTTCAACACGGATGAAGGCCGCTATGGCGTCCGAATCACTGGACCAAACTCTGCTCAGTCCGATAAGGCGGAAACGGAAGCCGTCATCACGAACAACCTTTTCTTGCGAACGGGACACGCAATTGGGGTCAACGGTATTCTGAGCCAGGTGCATAGCCTGGTTGCAAACAACAATACGATTGTTGAAAACAAGGAGGAAGGTCTGTTCCCTCAGGCCCAGGGGAGCTCTATGGTTCTTGCAGCCGTTGCCAACAACATCATCGCGGGCAGCCTTGGATTCGGAATTAAGGTTGAGGAAGCCGACGCCGCAACGGTGAACCTGACGGGCAGCCATAACCTGCTGTTCGATAATGCCATGGGTGACTATTCGGGAGCGGACCCCGGTCCCGGCGACCTGTCCGTAGATCCGAAATTCGTGAATCCGGGTGCGGACAATTATCGTTTGGGCAAGGAATCGCCCGCCATCGATCAGGGTACCAACAATCCCTCAGGAGGATTGGGCTCGGGAAGCGACTTGGACGGTCATACCCGGATTCAGGACGGGAACTCGGACGGAAGCGCCGTCGTAGACATGGGCGCCTATGAATATGAATCCTCAACAGCCCTTGCAGCAAACGGCATATGGAAAGACCCCACCAACCAAACGCACAACTTTTACATCCAGCACTATTCCACAGGCGCTACGGTCGTCATCTATACCAAGGATGCGGTCACGTTCTTTGCTTTTCTCGCGAATATCTCCGGATCCACGTTTGAAACGGACTCCCTCGATCCCGCTCAAGCAAGAAGGATGCGTATCCTGTTCACCTCCAACGATCAGGCCCTGGCAACCATTACGGACTACACGAACAATCCGCCCGTTTCCTTCGACGTGCCGATCCACAAGGAGTTTGACGCCCTAAGGACCCAGCACTCGGGCATATGGAAGGATGAAAGCGGGTTGTTCAACCTGTACGTGCAGGACTACAAAACCGGATCCACGGTGATGGTCTATACGTTTAACGGCGTCGATTTCCAGGCGTTTCTGGGCGATATCACCCTGTTTGCTTTTTCGGCCCTAAATCTCGCCGACCAGAGTGAGGAGTTGGGCATGGTGTTTGCCGGACCGGACAAAGGGACCGTTACCGT
- a CDS encoding transglutaminase domain-containing protein: protein MTPTDIIDSDAPQIRTHVEQITSGLTDPVDRAVQLYLAVRDGIRYDPYAPFYLPEHYRASYVLAAGRGFCVSKASLLCAFARAGGIPARIGFATVVNHLATRQLIEYLGSSRFVYHGYVDLFLEGKWVICTPAFNRELCQRHHVPPLDFNGRENSQFQSFNRDNEQFMEYVEYHGVYADVPLDKILPAWEAEYGKERVRKWIQGHEAGRRGKVKNFYDEEPLHI, encoded by the coding sequence CTGACGCCCACCGACATCATCGACAGCGATGCACCGCAGATACGGACTCATGTCGAGCAGATCACTTCCGGTCTCACGGATCCTGTAGACCGCGCGGTTCAACTCTACCTCGCCGTCCGGGACGGTATTCGATACGATCCATACGCCCCGTTTTACTTGCCGGAGCATTATCGCGCCAGTTACGTCCTCGCGGCCGGTCGCGGCTTCTGCGTGTCCAAGGCGTCACTGCTCTGTGCTTTTGCCCGAGCCGGCGGCATCCCCGCCCGCATCGGGTTCGCCACAGTGGTGAATCACCTGGCTACCAGGCAGCTTATCGAGTATCTGGGAAGCAGCCGTTTCGTGTATCACGGCTATGTGGATCTTTTCCTGGAAGGGAAATGGGTCATCTGCACTCCGGCCTTCAACCGCGAATTGTGCCAACGGCATCACGTTCCGCCGCTCGATTTCAACGGTCGGGAGAACTCGCAGTTTCAGTCCTTCAACAGGGATAACGAGCAGTTTATGGAATACGTGGAATATCACGGCGTCTACGCGGACGTGCCGTTGGACAAGATCCTTCCCGCCTGGGAAGCCGAATACGGCAAAGAACGGGTGCGCAAGTGGATCCAAGGGCATGAAGCCGGCCGACGAGGGAAAGTTAAGAACTTTTACGATGAAGAACCCCTCCACATCTAG
- the malQ gene encoding 4-alpha-glucanotransferase: protein MDACKPPVLEDLATLSGIEPEYRDSWGNHRVIGDETKRAILEAMGFPVASEAELEQVSLRLIERRETAVGPPVLVETLGTVPKYLSFRLPLSGEEPVPFRVSVTIRDEADRSELTVYEAHQIVRLETFRHRNRDYAAFGVPFPPGLTQGYYRLKIDITSGSNTHEHTMWLILCPERAYAPPMLRQGKRTAGLSVALYGLRSERNWGVGDLTDLKHLVDWVRDRLGGAVIGVNPLHALHNRRPYNVSPYLPLSPNYFNHIYLDMEAVPDLAVSAEARSLLGDPETQSVLNRLRNSEFVQYEEVSRIKYRFLDLAFECFETLPDDHPRKQDFARFVEREGEPLMHFALYMALSAHFEQRTPPIWVWQEWSHEFRHPEGTGSRQFLHENPEKVRFYQYTQWEFLRQLREVEAHARERGLLLGIYHDFPLAMDRCGCESWAYPDHYVDGVRVGAPPDGFSPLGQDWGFMPFAKDELRNSGYRHLIRQLRTNCRPDSALRIDHVMRFFHLFWIPSGKTPAEGAYVSDYSEDLTKILCLESLRNRTLLIGEDLGTVPGEIRETLARRGVLACRLLMFEKDESGVFRPAGCYPEQAVVSFSTHDLPTLEGFFKGNDIEIRRELNLFPDKGAYEQAWLHRREDRRRLVDLLEKEGFLSKDYDREQAPSGPDEEMYWAVMGFLANTPCRLFLLSQEDVFRDERQQNVPGTTSERRNWSNKMKYRLDELNSPRIEALSGRLRDILDRSGRTI from the coding sequence ATGGATGCATGCAAGCCGCCGGTTTTGGAAGATCTGGCGACTCTCTCCGGTATCGAACCCGAGTACCGGGACTCCTGGGGAAACCATCGCGTGATCGGAGACGAAACCAAGCGTGCAATTCTGGAGGCCATGGGGTTTCCAGTGGCTTCCGAAGCCGAACTGGAACAGGTGAGCCTCCGATTGATCGAGCGGCGGGAGACGGCCGTGGGTCCGCCCGTTCTCGTGGAAACACTGGGGACGGTTCCTAAGTACTTGTCGTTCAGGCTCCCTCTGTCGGGTGAGGAACCGGTCCCGTTTCGCGTGTCCGTGACGATCCGGGACGAGGCCGACCGGTCGGAACTCACCGTCTACGAGGCGCACCAAATCGTCCGGCTGGAAACGTTTCGTCACCGTAATCGAGACTATGCGGCTTTTGGCGTACCTTTTCCGCCGGGGCTGACACAGGGATACTACCGCCTGAAAATCGATATAACTTCAGGCTCCAACACCCATGAGCACACAATGTGGTTGATCCTGTGTCCCGAACGGGCCTATGCGCCGCCGATGCTGAGGCAAGGCAAAAGGACGGCGGGATTGAGCGTGGCCCTCTATGGCCTGCGATCCGAGCGGAATTGGGGTGTGGGAGACCTGACGGACCTCAAGCACCTCGTGGATTGGGTCAGGGATCGTCTGGGTGGAGCGGTGATCGGAGTCAATCCGCTACATGCCCTGCACAACCGTCGCCCTTACAACGTCAGTCCCTACCTTCCTTTAAGCCCGAACTACTTCAATCATATTTATCTGGATATGGAGGCCGTCCCCGATCTGGCTGTTTCCGCCGAAGCGCGCTCGCTCCTGGGAGATCCGGAAACGCAGTCTGTTTTGAATCGCTTGCGGAACTCGGAGTTCGTTCAATATGAAGAGGTATCCCGAATCAAATATCGATTCCTCGATCTCGCTTTCGAGTGTTTCGAAACCCTACCCGACGATCACCCTCGCAAGCAGGACTTCGCCCGATTCGTGGAACGGGAAGGCGAACCCTTGATGCATTTTGCCCTCTACATGGCGCTGAGCGCTCATTTCGAACAACGCACGCCTCCCATCTGGGTTTGGCAGGAATGGTCCCATGAGTTTCGGCATCCCGAGGGTACGGGATCCCGGCAATTTCTCCATGAAAACCCTGAAAAAGTGCGGTTCTATCAGTACACTCAGTGGGAATTTCTGCGGCAATTGAGAGAGGTCGAGGCGCATGCCCGCGAGCGCGGACTCCTGTTGGGCATCTATCATGATTTTCCTTTGGCCATGGATCGATGTGGGTGCGAATCCTGGGCATACCCCGACCATTATGTGGATGGGGTCCGGGTCGGAGCGCCGCCGGACGGCTTTTCGCCCCTGGGGCAGGACTGGGGATTCATGCCGTTTGCAAAGGATGAACTGCGCAATAGCGGTTACCGGCACCTGATCCGGCAACTGCGGACGAATTGCCGACCTGATAGCGCGTTGAGAATAGACCATGTCATGCGCTTCTTCCATCTGTTCTGGATTCCATCAGGAAAAACTCCGGCGGAAGGGGCTTATGTATCGGATTATTCTGAAGATTTGACCAAAATTCTGTGCCTTGAAAGTCTACGCAATCGCACCCTTTTGATCGGGGAGGATTTGGGAACCGTGCCCGGTGAAATCCGCGAGACGCTTGCACGTCGGGGCGTCCTTGCCTGTCGACTGCTTATGTTTGAAAAGGATGAATCAGGAGTTTTTCGTCCAGCCGGGTGCTATCCCGAGCAGGCCGTGGTATCGTTCAGCACGCACGACCTGCCTACATTGGAAGGATTCTTTAAAGGCAACGACATCGAAATCCGGCGGGAATTGAACCTGTTTCCGGATAAGGGAGCCTACGAACAGGCGTGGCTCCATCGCCGCGAAGACCGGAGACGGCTCGTCGATCTGCTGGAAAAGGAAGGATTTCTTTCAAAGGATTACGATCGAGAGCAGGCGCCGTCCGGGCCCGATGAGGAGATGTATTGGGCTGTCATGGGTTTTCTGGCGAACACGCCGTGCCGCTTGTTTCTCCTGAGTCAGGAAGATGTGTTTCGTGACGAGCGTCAACAGAACGTACCCGGCACCACCTCCGAGCGCAGGAACTGGTCCAACAAAATGAAATATCGGTTGGATGAATTGAATTCGCCCCGGATAGAGGCCTTATCGGGCCGCCTTCGAGACATTTTAGACAGGTCGGGTCGGACGATCTGA
- a CDS encoding transcriptional regulator, translating into MDDNEKMVLEAMKQAGKPVRPGDLANATGLESKDVSKLIDSLKKQGKVMSPKRCYYALSEE; encoded by the coding sequence ATGGACGACAACGAAAAGATGGTGCTGGAAGCTATGAAACAAGCGGGAAAACCGGTTCGGCCCGGAGATTTGGCCAATGCCACGGGATTGGAGTCGAAAGACGTTTCAAAACTGATCGACTCTCTGAAGAAACAGGGAAAGGTAATGTCTCCGAAAAGATGTTATTATGCACTCTCCGAGGAGTGA
- a CDS encoding cupin domain-containing protein yields the protein MEKSNLFNLPDPLPETERFEALIPDRGILIERIVSVGHATPGDEWYDQGRDEWVALLQGRAELEFDDGRKVRMSAGDHALIPAHEKHRVTWTSSNPPCIWLAVHGNLR from the coding sequence GTGGAAAAATCAAACCTGTTCAACCTTCCCGATCCGCTGCCGGAGACGGAGCGCTTCGAAGCTCTTATTCCGGACCGGGGCATTCTGATTGAACGCATCGTTTCCGTTGGCCATGCCACACCCGGCGATGAGTGGTATGATCAGGGAAGAGACGAATGGGTGGCGCTGCTGCAGGGTCGAGCCGAGTTGGAGTTCGATGACGGAAGGAAGGTACGAATGTCGGCCGGCGACCATGCACTCATCCCCGCTCACGAGAAACATCGGGTGACTTGGACCAGTTCGAATCCGCCCTGTATCTGGCTTGCCGTGCACGGAAATTTGCGGTGA
- a CDS encoding rhodanese-like domain-containing protein, with protein MVKKAILIVLILFFFTWDGIWWVLGVRPVSPWRLESMLNSSTSRPLLLDVRTPTEYSWFHIADAIPSSGLFFGSDSLNTKEKRTPIVIICMTGHRSVFLAYRLKRQGFDEVYNLTWGMLGWVLTGGPTIWGNG; from the coding sequence ATGGTCAAAAAGGCCATTCTGATCGTTCTGATTCTTTTCTTCTTCACCTGGGACGGTATTTGGTGGGTCCTGGGAGTCCGCCCTGTATCTCCCTGGCGACTGGAGAGCATGCTCAATTCTTCGACCTCGCGTCCGTTGTTATTGGACGTACGTACACCGACGGAATATTCGTGGTTCCACATTGCGGATGCGATTCCGAGTTCGGGATTGTTCTTCGGGTCGGATTCCTTGAATACTAAGGAAAAGAGGACTCCTATCGTTATAATCTGCATGACGGGCCACCGGTCCGTTTTTCTAGCCTACAGACTTAAAAGACAAGGATTCGACGAGGTATACAACCTGACCTGGGGCATGTTGGGTTGGGTGCTTACAGGCGGTCCCACGATATGGGGGAACGGGTAG
- a CDS encoding GDP-mannose dehydrogenase, protein MRFSVCPDGERFPLPSGDDYAREFDRLEERVRSERAQGKEIVVVMGIGFVGVVMAAVVADSTRTDTGEPGKFVIGMQRPSTRSFWKIPYLNRGVPPVSSEDPEVEAIIRRTVLGKKTLCATYTYDALKLCDVVIVDVQCDFVKEELGNVASGRTEMSDLEEAFRVLGRNIDPECLVLIETTVAPGTTEYIAYPLIRKEFERRGIAKEPLLAHSFERVMPGRQYVDSVRNFWRVCSGIDRQSADRVVRFLSEVINVKQFPLTVLSRPIESETCKIVENSYRAAILGFLHEWSVFSERNGVDLIKVLEAIRVRPTHSNILFPGPGIGGYCLPKDGGLGMWSYRHLMGFQDDIFQVTPQVININDTRALHASQLVRDALRNMGRIVAAAQIAILGASYREDVGDTRYSGSEIIIRKLVEMGGEVKVHDPYIRHWWEFEKQESYPAIGQSRARFFRNQEELSQLVLEKDVASALKGADAVVFAVRHEPYLKMNPEEIVDMAGKPLAVIDCFGIFNDDQIRRFFELGCEVKGMGRGHISRIKKEVQAAKGGIPRRDHPSI, encoded by the coding sequence ATGCGATTCTCAGTATGTCCGGATGGTGAACGATTTCCTCTCCCCAGCGGAGACGACTACGCCCGAGAATTCGATCGGTTGGAAGAGCGAGTACGTTCCGAACGCGCCCAAGGAAAAGAAATCGTTGTGGTCATGGGAATCGGTTTCGTCGGCGTCGTGATGGCCGCCGTAGTGGCTGATTCCACTCGAACGGACACCGGAGAGCCGGGCAAATTCGTGATTGGAATGCAGCGACCGAGCACCCGAAGCTTCTGGAAGATTCCCTACCTCAACCGGGGCGTACCGCCGGTTTCATCAGAGGATCCGGAGGTGGAAGCGATCATAAGGCGCACGGTGTTGGGCAAAAAGACCCTTTGCGCAACCTATACCTACGATGCGCTTAAATTGTGCGACGTGGTCATTGTGGACGTGCAGTGCGACTTCGTAAAGGAAGAACTCGGCAATGTGGCTTCCGGACGCACGGAGATGTCGGATTTAGAGGAGGCTTTCAGGGTACTGGGCCGAAACATCGATCCGGAGTGCCTGGTGCTCATCGAAACCACGGTGGCGCCCGGAACCACGGAATACATCGCCTACCCTCTGATCAGAAAGGAATTCGAACGCCGCGGCATCGCCAAAGAGCCCCTTTTGGCGCACAGCTTCGAGCGCGTTATGCCGGGCAGGCAATACGTCGACTCCGTACGGAATTTCTGGCGGGTATGCAGCGGGATAGACCGGCAAAGCGCCGATCGGGTGGTGCGCTTTCTGTCCGAAGTGATCAACGTGAAGCAGTTTCCCCTGACCGTATTGAGCAGACCCATTGAAAGCGAAACGTGCAAAATCGTGGAAAACTCCTATCGGGCGGCCATTTTGGGCTTTTTACACGAGTGGTCCGTTTTTTCCGAGCGAAACGGAGTGGACCTGATCAAAGTGCTCGAGGCTATCCGGGTCCGCCCCACCCACTCGAATATTCTTTTTCCCGGTCCGGGCATCGGCGGATATTGCCTGCCCAAAGACGGCGGCCTGGGAATGTGGTCCTATCGACATCTCATGGGTTTCCAGGACGATATATTCCAAGTAACGCCGCAGGTGATCAACATCAACGACACGCGGGCGCTTCACGCGAGTCAACTGGTTCGAGACGCGCTGAGGAACATGGGGCGCATCGTTGCCGCCGCACAGATCGCGATCCTGGGGGCATCGTACCGAGAAGATGTGGGAGATACCCGGTACAGCGGGAGCGAAATCATCATCCGTAAGCTGGTGGAAATGGGTGGAGAGGTCAAGGTGCATGACCCGTATATCAGGCACTGGTGGGAATTCGAAAAGCAGGAAAGCTATCCCGCCATCGGTCAAAGCCGCGCCCGTTTTTTTCGAAATCAAGAAGAACTGTCCCAGCTCGTTCTTGAAAAGGACGTCGCATCCGCACTAAAAGGCGCCGACGCCGTGGTGTTTGCAGTGCGCCACGAACCCTACCTGAAGATGAATCCCGAGGAGATCGTGGACATGGCCGGAAAGCCTCTGGCCGTGATCGATTGCTTCGGCATATTCAACGACGATCAGATCCGGCGGTTCTTCGAACTGGGCTGCGAAGTGAAAGGAATGGGACGGGGTCATATCAGTCGGATCAAGAAGGAAGTACAAGCGGCGAAGGGGGGCATTCCCAGGAGGGATCATCCGAGCATCTAG
- a CDS encoding universal stress protein, whose translation MTEAFRNKILVAVDGSEQSMNAVRYVAAMLPIEHTKVVLFQVYSKVPETCYDLEAFPQFCERISVLREWEEAYTRAAEKVMDEARGILTEKGWGGETVETRLHERVAGIVRDILTESENSYSAVVVGRRGKSKLKDLVLGSVAFRLIGAVTEIPVWVVGGNPEADRILVAMDDSDRSLRSVQYLAQAVGNRPVRLTLVHVARIMDLYQESIDRIAHPDFEHQWREASEERIFPIFDEAKKLLYDAGVSPGRVDSKVITGTLSRAGGILEEATKGGYGTIVLGRRGLSRVREFLLGRVSNKVLQMAHETTVWLV comes from the coding sequence ATGACGGAAGCCTTCAGGAACAAGATTCTGGTTGCCGTGGACGGTTCCGAGCAGTCCATGAATGCGGTTCGGTATGTGGCCGCTATGTTGCCTATTGAACATACGAAAGTGGTCCTTTTCCAAGTGTATAGTAAAGTACCGGAAACGTGTTACGACCTGGAAGCGTTCCCTCAGTTTTGTGAGAGAATCTCGGTGCTGAGGGAATGGGAAGAAGCTTATACGCGCGCCGCTGAAAAGGTCATGGATGAGGCGCGCGGAATTCTGACGGAAAAAGGTTGGGGTGGAGAGACCGTTGAAACCCGTCTTCACGAACGCGTCGCCGGGATTGTCCGGGACATTTTAACCGAGTCCGAGAACAGCTACAGCGCCGTGGTGGTAGGCCGCAGAGGCAAGAGCAAACTCAAAGACCTGGTTCTCGGCAGCGTGGCGTTTAGACTGATTGGGGCCGTGACCGAAATACCGGTCTGGGTGGTCGGGGGAAACCCGGAGGCGGATCGCATACTCGTGGCCATGGATGACTCGGACCGTTCCCTGCGATCCGTTCAATACTTGGCCCAAGCCGTCGGAAACCGGCCGGTGCGTCTGACGTTGGTGCACGTGGCCCGCATTATGGACCTATACCAGGAATCGATCGATCGGATCGCCCATCCGGATTTTGAACACCAATGGCGGGAGGCGAGCGAGGAGCGTATCTTTCCGATTTTTGATGAGGCGAAGAAGCTTTTGTACGATGCCGGAGTTTCTCCCGGCCGGGTTGACTCAAAAGTCATAACGGGGACCCTGAGTCGGGCCGGCGGCATCCTTGAAGAGGCGACCAAGGGTGGTTATGGTACCATCGTATTGGGCCGCAGAGGATTGTCCAGAGTGCGGGAGTTTCTGTTGGGCCGCGTGAGCAACAAGGTTTTGCAGATGGCTCACGAGACGACGGTTTGGCTGGTGTGA